In bacterium, a genomic segment contains:
- a CDS encoding EAL domain-containing protein gives MKNIPQREIKSRIYDSQRQLPSYLNVLPEAVSFLKKDNALGLVYINGKALCTLEEKYGSTIFDDIMMKISNILMNMRGTVIRKGDIISLNRVKGYSFILFLGGTRKNNEDCNYLSKDDVEDTCERILSHLQNHLFLELYHFIGSLPKINVGYSFTVHNPIIDPWRAIYRLIEEARENAELQMSQVELKNRGRIQKVILEQNIHSVYQPIVNLKEKNTLGFEALSRGPQSTELEAPAILFSLAEETGMLYELDRVCRRRAIHFATDKKAQLKLFINTLPNLIHNPEFEAKQFLQFLDLYGISPKDIVFEITESHAIDQYSSFRQALKYYTNAGITLAIDDVGTGYSSLEAIMEIQPKYIKIDASLIRGAHTNPAKQEMLKALKTLAKSLNAFTIAEGIEIQEDLTLVEEMDIDFAQGYFFAKPAANFTEPSF, from the coding sequence TTGAAAAACATTCCTCAACGCGAAATCAAAAGCAGAATCTATGATAGCCAACGGCAATTGCCCAGTTATCTTAATGTTCTTCCTGAGGCGGTTTCATTTTTAAAAAAAGACAATGCACTTGGCCTAGTTTACATCAATGGTAAAGCTTTATGTACTTTAGAAGAAAAGTACGGCAGCACCATTTTTGATGATATCATGATGAAAATTTCAAATATCCTCATGAATATGCGCGGTACGGTTATTCGCAAAGGCGATATAATCTCTTTAAATCGCGTTAAAGGTTATTCTTTTATTTTATTTTTGGGTGGAACCCGTAAAAACAATGAAGATTGCAACTACCTTTCTAAAGATGATGTTGAAGACACCTGTGAGCGTATTTTAAGCCATCTTCAAAACCATTTATTTTTGGAGCTGTATCATTTTATAGGCAGCTTGCCCAAAATCAATGTTGGTTACTCTTTTACTGTTCATAATCCTATTATTGATCCATGGCGCGCTATCTATAGACTCATAGAAGAAGCGCGTGAAAATGCAGAATTACAAATGTCACAAGTGGAACTTAAAAATCGTGGGCGTATACAGAAAGTTATTCTAGAACAAAATATTCACAGTGTTTATCAGCCCATTGTTAATCTGAAAGAAAAAAACACCTTGGGTTTTGAAGCACTATCTAGAGGTCCTCAAAGCACGGAACTGGAAGCTCCAGCAATTTTATTTTCTTTAGCAGAAGAAACCGGCATGTTGTATGAGTTGGATAGAGTTTGCCGCCGGCGGGCCATTCACTTTGCCACAGACAAAAAAGCCCAACTAAAACTTTTTATCAACACTTTACCCAACCTTATTCATAATCCAGAGTTTGAAGCCAAGCAGTTTTTACAATTCTTAGATTTGTATGGTATTTCCCCAAAAGACATTGTTTTTGAAATTACAGAGAGCCATGCCATTGATCAGTACTCTAGTTTTCGTCAGGCTTTAAAGTACTACACCAATGCCGGAATTACCTTGGCCATTGATGATGTAGGTACTGGTTACTCAAGCCTGGAAGCTATTATGGAAATCCAACCCAAATACATTAAAATTGATGCATCTTTAATTAGAGGTGCACACACCAACCCTGCCAAACAGGAAATGCTCAAGGCGCTTAAAACACTGGCAAAATCACTTAATGCCTTCACCATAGCGGAAGGCATTGAAATCCAAGAAGATCTGACTTTAGTTGAAGAAATGGATATTGATTTTGCCCAAGGTTATTTTTTTGCTAAACCTGCGGCTAACTTTACTGAACCCAGCTTCTGA
- a CDS encoding CrcB family protein: MKVFNFLAVCAGGALGASVRYGLELLGAHLFSWSNVLSIAVVNILGCFLFALLSSFLKEDGSVAFTLFMFTGFLGGMTTFSSFIAHSHMLINMKQLAWAAVNITAQVFLGLLVFYLTRKIYVSLQ; encoded by the coding sequence ATGAAAGTATTTAATTTTTTAGCGGTTTGTGCTGGTGGGGCCTTAGGAGCAAGTGTTCGTTATGGACTAGAACTTTTAGGGGCGCATTTGTTTTCTTGGTCCAATGTTCTTAGTATTGCCGTGGTGAATATTTTGGGTTGTTTTTTGTTTGCGCTGTTGAGTTCTTTTCTAAAAGAAGACGGGTCAGTGGCATTTACTTTGTTCATGTTTACAGGTTTTTTAGGTGGAATGACCACCTTTTCAAGCTTTATAGCCCACAGTCATATGTTAATCAACATGAAGCAACTTGCTTGGGCAGCAGTCAATATCACCGCGCAAGTGTTTTTAGGTTTATTGGTATTTTATCTGACAAGAAAAATTTACGTTTCACTGCAATAA
- the umuD gene encoding translesion error-prone DNA polymerase V autoproteolytic subunit yields the protein MVEQVHHYVKMKGFSLPLYSCTVSAGFPSPAEDYVEGMLDLNEHLIQHPAATFFVRVSGDSMIEAGIHEDDLLIVDRSIEAKHGRIVIAVLNNELTVKRLHQKNNELKLMPENKKYKPIVVHDPESFMIWGVVTNVIHAL from the coding sequence ATGGTTGAGCAAGTGCATCATTATGTTAAAATGAAGGGTTTTTCTTTGCCATTGTACAGTTGCACGGTGTCTGCCGGATTTCCATCACCAGCGGAAGATTATGTAGAAGGTATGTTAGATCTCAATGAACATTTGATTCAGCACCCCGCAGCTACTTTTTTTGTGCGTGTATCCGGAGACTCCATGATTGAAGCGGGCATTCATGAAGATGATTTATTGATCGTGGATAGAAGCATTGAAGCCAAGCATGGTAGAATTGTCATTGCTGTTTTAAACAATGAACTGACCGTTAAGCGTTTGCATCAAAAAAACAATGAGTTAAAGTTGATGCCTGAAAATAAAAAATACAAACCCATTGTTGTCCATGACCCAGAAAGTTTTATGATCTGGGGCGTGGTGACTAATGTGATTCACGCTTTATAA
- a CDS encoding Y-family DNA polymerase, translating to MNQKHIALVDCNNFYASCERVFQPQFRHRPIVVLSNNDGCIIARSNEAKALDIPMGAPIFKHKQVIQKHKVKLFSTNFALYGDMSRRVMQCLSQWAEHIEIYSIDEAFLYFKGLSSEQVFKECLMIEKKVRQWTGIPVSIGLAHSKTLAKAAAVLAKKEKDQHVFDLRQDALVEKVLQSFELEDLWGLSHRGARHWRALGLYTPLDIKHSEASYIRRKMGIVGERLVYELNGHAVLEREKRSGKKNIMSSRSFPKKVTKLIDLYRAISNYTFRACQKLREQNSYAQSVYIFIRSSRHLHNDEYYKNGCSVALPSPSQDVSFILNQIKPALRALYKPGVRYHKAGIILMDLVKKNEIQNNIFCSHGQANNEKTMQIIDQINQKAGKDIVFLAAQGNLKQTPKNNIYKSPSYTTNWKELLRVR from the coding sequence ATGAATCAAAAACATATTGCCTTGGTGGATTGCAACAATTTTTATGCATCCTGTGAAAGGGTGTTTCAACCCCAATTTAGACATCGTCCCATTGTTGTTTTATCCAATAATGATGGTTGTATTATAGCCCGTTCCAATGAAGCTAAAGCTTTGGATATTCCTATGGGAGCGCCCATCTTTAAACATAAACAGGTCATTCAAAAGCATAAAGTTAAACTGTTTTCAACAAACTTTGCTTTGTATGGCGACATGTCCAGACGGGTCATGCAATGTCTTAGTCAATGGGCAGAGCACATAGAAATTTATTCTATTGATGAAGCCTTTCTTTATTTCAAAGGTCTAAGTTCAGAGCAAGTATTCAAAGAGTGTTTGATGATAGAAAAAAAAGTCAGGCAATGGACGGGTATTCCAGTATCTATTGGCTTGGCACACAGCAAAACTTTGGCCAAAGCCGCCGCTGTTTTAGCGAAAAAAGAAAAAGATCAGCATGTTTTTGATTTGCGTCAGGATGCTTTGGTGGAAAAAGTTTTGCAATCTTTCGAGTTAGAAGATCTTTGGGGTTTATCACATAGAGGCGCAAGACATTGGCGTGCTTTAGGTTTGTATACGCCTTTGGATATTAAGCACAGTGAAGCAAGTTACATCAGAAGAAAAATGGGGATTGTGGGAGAACGTTTGGTCTATGAGCTCAATGGTCATGCCGTCTTAGAGCGAGAAAAAAGGAGCGGTAAAAAAAATATCATGTCTTCACGGTCTTTTCCTAAAAAAGTAACAAAACTTATTGATTTGTATAGAGCTATTTCCAATTATACATTTAGAGCTTGTCAAAAACTAAGAGAGCAAAATAGTTATGCGCAATCAGTTTACATTTTTATTAGAAGCTCAAGACATTTGCACAATGATGAATACTATAAAAACGGCTGCTCGGTTGCGCTGCCTTCACCCTCACAAGATGTAAGTTTTATTTTAAATCAGATTAAGCCGGCTTTAAGAGCACTTTATAAACCCGGAGTGCGCTATCATAAGGCAGGCATTATCTTGATGGATTTGGTTAAAAAAAATGAAATTCAAAATAATATTTTTTGTAGCCATGGACAAGCCAACAATGAAAAGACCATGCAAATTATAGATCAAATTAATCAAAAGGCTGGCAAAGATATTGTTTTTTTAGCAGCCCAAGGCAACCTCAAACAAACCCCAAAAAACAACATTTATAAATCACCCAGTTATACGACGAACTGGAAAGAGCTGTTAAGAGTGAGATGA
- a CDS encoding DUF2007 domain-containing protein, giving the protein MVYCIVPLKLVYRTSDLSEATLIVAYLKSYGIDAQTFDEQSNNLSPGGNIFAPIRIVVADYDLEQALKYIKMYQEKTPQA; this is encoded by the coding sequence ATGGTATATTGTATTGTGCCTTTAAAGTTAGTTTATAGAACCAGTGATTTATCTGAAGCAACATTAATTGTTGCCTATCTTAAAAGCTATGGCATTGATGCCCAAACATTTGATGAGCAAAGCAACAATCTTTCCCCCGGTGGAAACATTTTTGCCCCCATTAGAATTGTTGTTGCTGATTATGATTTAGAGCAAGCTTTAAAATATATTAAAATGTATCAAGAAAAAACCCCGCAAGCTTAA
- a CDS encoding MgtC/SapB family protein, whose product MLDIHVELVTKISISVLCGTIFGIERQLRGKPVGIRTSILIVIGTCLFIHLSSQIEGIATDYSRVLGQVVTGIGFLGAGVILTKDGLVLGMTSAAVIWVLAAVGAAIGFEQYTSAIIITVCCVTVLVLTRFLEGRFKDLLRGVHEDEE is encoded by the coding sequence ATGTTAGACATCCATGTAGAATTAGTAACAAAAATTTCAATCAGTGTTTTATGTGGTACAATTTTTGGTATTGAAAGACAGTTGCGCGGTAAGCCCGTAGGGATAAGAACCAGTATTTTAATTGTTATTGGCACGTGTTTATTTATTCACTTATCTTCGCAAATTGAAGGTATTGCTACAGACTATTCCAGAGTGTTGGGACAGGTTGTTACAGGGATAGGTTTTTTAGGAGCGGGTGTTATTTTAACCAAGGATGGACTGGTGTTAGGTATGACCTCTGCTGCCGTGATTTGGGTACTGGCAGCAGTGGGAGCAGCCATTGGTTTTGAACAATATACATCTGCAATCATTATCACTGTGTGTTGTGTAACGGTGTTGGTTCTGACGCGCTTCTTAGAAGGACGGTTTAAAGACCTTTTGCGTGGCGTCCATGAAGATGAAGAGTAA
- a CDS encoding proline iminopeptidase-family hydrolase — translation MPYIQHKLGKTFYISKGPQNSSTLPLIGLHGGPGSTHSGRLALLKLSKNRKVYIYDQIGGGKSSVTQQKHWTIDTFTQELHTLIQAWGLNQFHLYGGSWGTTLALEYYLRYKNNGVASLIFQSPLFSGKDWKKDAQILIKKLPQKQQKIIRYCHEIGATDSTVYKQAMHEYYKRHVLRNEKKLSQMLNPKKSQNINGKNIYQYMWGESEFFPTGTLKNYNQTKALKKITVPCLLMCGQYDEARPQTSQKYTKMIKNAQYKTIKGAAHAVLTEKPKDVLNYIDKFISEVEKK, via the coding sequence ATGCCTTATATTCAACACAAGCTTGGAAAAACATTTTATATTTCTAAAGGTCCTCAAAATTCTTCAACGCTTCCTCTTATTGGTTTGCATGGTGGTCCGGGTAGTACGCATAGCGGAAGACTTGCATTATTAAAATTATCCAAAAACAGAAAAGTCTATATTTATGATCAAATTGGTGGCGGCAAGAGTTCAGTGACTCAACAAAAACATTGGACCATTGATACTTTTACTCAAGAACTCCATACTTTAATCCAAGCATGGGGTCTAAATCAGTTTCACTTGTATGGCGGATCTTGGGGTACAACTCTGGCTTTAGAGTATTACTTGCGTTACAAAAATAATGGCGTTGCTTCCCTTATTTTTCAATCGCCTCTTTTTTCCGGCAAAGACTGGAAAAAAGATGCACAAATTTTAATCAAAAAACTACCGCAGAAACAGCAAAAAATTATTCGCTATTGTCATGAAATTGGTGCAACTGATTCTACTGTTTATAAACAAGCCATGCATGAATATTATAAACGCCATGTTTTACGTAATGAAAAAAAATTATCCCAAATGCTCAATCCTAAAAAAAGTCAAAATATTAACGGTAAAAATATTTATCAATACATGTGGGGAGAGTCCGAATTTTTTCCAACAGGAACACTTAAAAACTACAACCAGACTAAAGCTTTAAAAAAAATTACCGTGCCATGTTTGCTCATGTGCGGTCAATATGATGAAGCAAGACCCCAAACCTCTCAAAAATACACCAAGATGATTAAAAACGCTCAATACAAAACCATTAAAGGCGCAGCGCATGCTGTCTTAACTGAAAAACCTAAAGATGTTTTAAATTATATCGACAAGTTTATTTCTGAAGTAGAAAAAAAATAA
- a CDS encoding YdiU family protein: MNFNLVSNYEKLPHVFYSKVKPEQVSKPTLQVLNEQLLLDLNIFSDVLQIEASQPNLTKILSGQHLLKQGSYISMAYAGHQFGYPGMLGDGRAILIGEQVVDQGSYYDIQLKGSGQTPYSRAGDGKAALAPMLREYLISEAMHALGIPTSRSLAVVTTGEDVFRETVLPGAILTRVAQSHIRVGTFEFAYLQNDPEVLQALLKHSVERHFPELVDSKNLALVFLQAVMNKQLNLMLEWMRVGFVHGVMNTDNMTISGESIDYGPCAFMDAFHMDTVFSSIDQGRRYAFGQQPNIAQWNLSVLAQCLSPLLAKDSQEAYNIAKEQIEHFLPSFEKKWLSMMKRKLGLYSEHKDDLHLMKDLLTWMQKNKVDYTYTFYCLMQNSLPSSEHACDKVYEHPEFKRWYQGWKQRLTLEQYSEAEALKSMQSYNPTIIPRNYKVEEALLKAQNENDYSLFKAMLEHLSKPYEEQNNCEYLTRPPKPNDQDYVTYCGT; encoded by the coding sequence ATGAATTTTAATCTTGTTTCAAATTATGAAAAACTACCGCATGTGTTTTACTCAAAAGTCAAACCGGAACAGGTAAGTAAACCCACTTTGCAAGTACTTAATGAACAGCTCTTGCTTGATTTAAATATTTTTTCAGATGTATTACAAATTGAGGCATCGCAACCTAATCTGACAAAGATATTAAGTGGACAGCATCTTCTTAAGCAAGGGTCTTATATATCTATGGCTTATGCAGGTCATCAATTTGGTTATCCTGGTATGCTGGGAGATGGTCGTGCTATTCTTATAGGCGAACAGGTTGTTGATCAGGGTTCGTATTATGATATTCAGTTGAAAGGTTCAGGTCAAACACCCTATTCACGGGCAGGGGATGGTAAAGCAGCGCTTGCTCCAATGTTAAGAGAGTATTTAATTAGCGAGGCCATGCATGCTTTGGGCATACCCACCAGCAGAAGTTTGGCCGTGGTTACAACCGGAGAAGATGTTTTCAGAGAGACTGTTCTACCGGGTGCTATTTTAACCCGAGTAGCACAAAGTCATATACGAGTGGGAACCTTTGAATTTGCCTACCTTCAAAACGATCCTGAAGTTTTACAAGCTTTATTAAAGCACAGTGTAGAACGACATTTTCCTGAATTAGTAGATTCAAAAAATTTAGCCCTGGTTTTTTTGCAGGCGGTGATGAACAAGCAATTAAACCTTATGCTTGAGTGGATGCGTGTAGGTTTTGTTCATGGAGTTATGAATACAGATAATATGACGATTTCTGGGGAAAGTATTGATTATGGTCCATGTGCATTTATGGATGCCTTTCATATGGATACCGTATTTAGCTCTATTGATCAGGGTAGGCGATATGCCTTTGGTCAACAACCCAATATTGCACAATGGAACTTAAGTGTTTTAGCACAGTGCTTGTCTCCCTTATTGGCAAAAGACAGTCAAGAGGCTTACAACATTGCCAAAGAGCAGATTGAACATTTTTTACCCAGTTTTGAAAAAAAATGGTTATCGATGATGAAGAGAAAATTGGGTTTATACAGTGAGCATAAAGATGATTTGCACTTGATGAAAGACTTATTGACTTGGATGCAAAAAAATAAAGTAGATTATACTTATACGTTTTATTGTTTAATGCAAAACAGCTTACCCAGCAGTGAGCATGCATGCGATAAAGTTTATGAGCATCCAGAGTTTAAACGTTGGTATCAAGGCTGGAAACAACGGCTAACATTAGAACAGTATTCAGAAGCAGAAGCTTTAAAAAGTATGCAAAGCTACAACCCTACAATTATCCCTAGAAACTATAAAGTTGAAGAAGCCTTGCTAAAGGCACAAAATGAAAATGATTATTCTTTATTTAAAGCTATGCTAGAGCATTTATCCAAGCCTTATGAAGAGCAAAATAATTGTGAGTATTTAACACGGCCACCCAAACCTAATGATCAGGATTATGTCACCTATTGTGGAACATAA
- a CDS encoding deoxyhypusine synthase family protein, translating into MRTRPVTEFIQQHFKHFNAAALVDAAQGYQNHLSNNGKMMVTLAGAMSTAEIGMSLAEMIRQDKVAFISCTGANLEEDLMNLVAHTHYRRVPNYRDLSGQDEKKLFDQGLNRVTDTCIPEEEAFRRLQKHIFNVWQEAESKGERFFPHEYMYQVLLNGELEQYYEIDPKNSWMLAAAEKNLRMVVPGWEDSTMGNIFASYVIKNELKASTIKSGIEYMVDLADWYLKNKEGAGVGFFQIGGGIAGDFPICVVPMLFQDNEMDDIPFWSYFCQISDSTTSYGSYSGAVPNEKITWGKLDIDTPKFVIESDATIVAPLIFAYLLGW; encoded by the coding sequence ATGAGAACAAGACCCGTTACAGAATTTATTCAACAGCATTTTAAACATTTTAATGCTGCAGCCTTGGTTGATGCAGCTCAAGGCTATCAAAATCATTTAAGCAATAATGGCAAGATGATGGTGACTTTGGCTGGAGCCATGAGTACGGCAGAAATAGGCATGTCTCTGGCAGAGATGATCCGGCAAGACAAGGTTGCTTTTATTTCTTGTACTGGGGCAAATTTAGAAGAAGACTTGATGAATTTGGTTGCTCATACGCATTACAGAAGAGTGCCCAATTATAGAGATTTATCGGGGCAAGATGAAAAGAAATTGTTTGATCAAGGGCTTAATAGGGTAACCGATACTTGTATCCCAGAAGAGGAAGCTTTTAGGCGTTTACAAAAACATATTTTTAACGTTTGGCAGGAAGCTGAGTCAAAAGGGGAACGTTTTTTTCCCCATGAATACATGTATCAAGTTTTACTCAATGGAGAGTTAGAGCAGTACTATGAGATTGATCCCAAGAACTCATGGATGTTGGCGGCGGCAGAAAAAAATCTCCGTATGGTGGTTCCCGGTTGGGAAGACTCTACCATGGGCAATATTTTTGCCTCCTATGTCATTAAAAATGAGTTGAAAGCATCAACCATAAAGTCAGGCATTGAATACATGGTTGATTTGGCGGACTGGTATTTAAAAAATAAAGAGGGTGCAGGTGTTGGTTTCTTTCAAATTGGTGGGGGAATTGCTGGAGATTTTCCCATATGTGTGGTGCCCATGTTGTTTCAAGATAATGAAATGGATGACATTCCATTTTGGAGTTATTTTTGTCAAATTTCAGATTCTACCACAAGCTATGGATCTTATTCTGGTGCAGTACCCAATGAAAAAATTACTTGGGGAAAGTTGGATATTGATACACCCAAGTTTGTCATTGAAAGTGATGCCACCATTGTAGCACCATTGATCTTTGCTTATTTATTGGGCTGGTAA
- a CDS encoding M48 family metallopeptidase: MFEQLELNFFAKHQAKGLELPQAFDYVLIRKKRKTVSLHVLPDQTVEVRAPLKMSRAFIDQFVARHQQWIEQRKIQLAKHAYLYTSQIESGQEIPILGKNYVLLVVPAKQTKIKLSGQQLIFYCSQRVEEKNQRTYFDKTLLELSKAMFEPYLQNCFTHFKNHYDTTYPQWNIKNMKRQWGNYSKKKHKVTLNLKLLHLPEICLKSVIYHELCHIQYFSHGQCFYQLLDKVMPNWRDADQYLKNLS; the protein is encoded by the coding sequence ATGTTTGAACAATTAGAGTTAAATTTTTTTGCAAAACATCAAGCCAAGGGTTTAGAACTGCCACAGGCTTTCGATTATGTTCTAATTCGTAAAAAAAGGAAAACGGTATCTTTGCATGTCTTACCGGATCAAACAGTGGAGGTCAGAGCGCCGTTAAAAATGTCTCGAGCATTCATTGATCAGTTTGTTGCTAGACATCAGCAATGGATAGAGCAAAGAAAAATACAGCTAGCCAAGCATGCCTATTTGTATACGAGTCAAATTGAAAGTGGTCAGGAAATTCCTATACTTGGAAAAAACTACGTTTTACTGGTGGTTCCTGCAAAACAAACCAAAATAAAACTTAGTGGACAACAGCTTATTTTTTATTGCTCACAGCGAGTTGAGGAAAAAAACCAAAGAACTTATTTTGATAAAACCTTATTAGAACTATCCAAGGCTATGTTTGAGCCTTATTTGCAAAACTGTTTTACTCACTTTAAAAACCATTATGATACGACTTATCCACAATGGAATATTAAAAATATGAAGCGGCAATGGGGCAATTACAGTAAAAAAAAGCATAAGGTTACTTTAAATTTAAAACTACTGCACTTGCCTGAGATCTGTTTAAAAAGCGTCATTTATCATGAGTTATGCCACATACAGTATTTTAGTCATGGTCAATGTTTTTATCAGTTGCTAGATAAAGTGATGCCAAACTGGAGAGACGCAGATCAGTATCTTAAAAATTTGAGTTAA
- a CDS encoding NAD(P)-dependent alcohol dehydrogenase has product MKTIGYAARGTDAHMSPYHFERRDLRANDVAIEILYSGICHSDLHTVNGDWGEQPYPLVPGHEIVGKVIEVGPEVKHYTVGQNVAVGCMVDSCQDCDQCNQHGEEQFCRHGMTGTYGSPDRVSGETTQGGYSKHIVVREEFVLNVPEQLGLSKAAPILCAGITTYSPLKKWNVGQGTRVGVIGLGGLGHMAVKLAVAMGADVTVISRSKSKEEQAKSIGAKAMIASTDEEAMLKAMSSLDLIIDTVPVKHDVSHYLPLLDVDGSLVIVGQVGPLEEPVTMPLILGRRRVAGSLIGGVKQTQEVLDFCAEHNIHPECQIITAEEINNAFAHLNKGDVAHRFVIDMSSLNHE; this is encoded by the coding sequence ATGAAAACTATAGGATATGCTGCTCGTGGTACAGATGCTCATATGAGTCCCTACCATTTTGAACGCAGAGATTTAAGAGCCAACGATGTGGCCATAGAAATTTTATACAGCGGTATTTGTCATTCAGATTTGCATACGGTTAATGGTGACTGGGGAGAACAGCCGTACCCATTGGTGCCCGGACATGAAATTGTGGGCAAAGTGATTGAAGTGGGGCCTGAGGTTAAACATTATACTGTGGGTCAGAATGTGGCCGTGGGTTGCATGGTGGATAGCTGTCAAGATTGTGACCAATGCAATCAACACGGTGAAGAACAGTTTTGTAGGCATGGGATGACAGGTACTTATGGTTCGCCTGATCGTGTATCGGGTGAAACAACCCAGGGCGGTTATTCAAAACATATTGTGGTGCGTGAAGAATTTGTTTTGAATGTTCCTGAGCAATTGGGTTTATCAAAAGCGGCCCCCATTTTATGTGCAGGGATTACCACCTATTCACCGCTTAAAAAATGGAATGTAGGTCAAGGAACACGCGTGGGTGTCATAGGCTTAGGTGGTCTCGGCCATATGGCCGTTAAACTTGCTGTGGCCATGGGCGCAGATGTAACGGTGATCAGTCGTTCAAAAAGTAAAGAAGAACAAGCTAAAAGCATTGGTGCTAAAGCTATGATAGCTTCAACGGATGAAGAAGCAATGCTAAAAGCTATGTCGTCCCTAGATTTGATTATTGATACGGTACCGGTTAAGCATGATGTCAGTCACTACTTACCATTATTAGATGTGGATGGTTCTTTGGTGATTGTTGGACAAGTGGGCCCCTTGGAAGAGCCTGTAACGATGCCTTTAATTTTAGGTAGAAGAAGAGTGGCTGGATCTTTGATTGGTGGAGTCAAGCAAACGCAAGAGGTACTTGATTTTTGTGCTGAACATAACATTCATCCAGAGTGCCAAATCATTACTGCCGAAGAAATCAATAACGCCTTTGCTCATTTAAACAAGGGTGATGTTGCGCATCGCTTTGTTATTGATATGAGCAGTTTAAATCATGAGTAA
- a CDS encoding alkylphosphonate utilization protein: MSKLPNCPQCQSEFAYEDGHLLICPECAHEWSVRTSEVKNDSKNSVKDANGTPLHDGDTVTVIKDLKVKGSSLVVKVGTKVKNISLVDGDHDINCKIPGIGSMALKSEFVKKVVD; encoded by the coding sequence ATGAGTAAGCTTCCTAACTGTCCTCAGTGTCAGTCTGAGTTTGCTTATGAAGATGGTCATCTTTTAATTTGTCCTGAGTGCGCACATGAATGGTCTGTGCGTACATCTGAAGTTAAAAATGACTCCAAAAACAGTGTGAAAGATGCCAACGGCACCCCACTGCATGATGGTGACACAGTAACCGTGATCAAAGATTTAAAAGTGAAGGGTTCATCTTTGGTGGTAAAAGTGGGAACCAAAGTCAAAAATATCAGTCTGGTTGATGGTGATCATGACATCAATTGTAAAATTCCTGGCATTGGCTCTATGGCTTTAAAGTCTGAGTTTGTTAAAAAGGTCGTGGATTAA